A region of Streptomyces deccanensis DNA encodes the following proteins:
- a CDS encoding Ppx/GppA phosphatase family protein — protein MRLGVLDVGSNTVHLLVVDAHPGARPLPAHSHKVELRLAQLLDEAGAIGPEGVDKLIAVVHEALQAAEDKGVEELLPFATSAVREASNADDVLTRVKDETGVELQVLTGAEEARLTFLAVRRWFGWSAGKLLVLDIGGGSLEIAYGIDEEPDAAASLPLGAGRLTAGWLPGDPPTPDDIRALRRHVRAQIARTVGEFSRFGAPDHVVATSKTFKQLARIGGAARSAEGLYVQRELKRGALESWVPKLAGMTTAQRAALPGVSEGRANQLLAGALVAEAAMDLFQVETLEICPWALREGVILRRLDHMGTA, from the coding sequence ATGAGACTCGGTGTCCTCGACGTGGGATCGAACACGGTGCATCTGCTGGTGGTGGACGCACACCCGGGCGCGCGCCCCCTGCCCGCGCACTCGCACAAGGTGGAGCTACGCCTTGCCCAACTCCTCGACGAGGCCGGGGCCATCGGCCCCGAAGGGGTCGACAAACTCATAGCCGTGGTCCACGAGGCGCTCCAGGCCGCCGAGGACAAGGGAGTCGAGGAGCTGCTCCCGTTCGCCACGTCGGCGGTCCGGGAGGCCAGCAACGCCGACGACGTCCTCACCCGCGTCAAGGACGAGACCGGCGTGGAACTCCAGGTCCTCACCGGCGCCGAGGAGGCCCGGCTGACCTTCCTCGCCGTCCGCCGGTGGTTCGGCTGGTCGGCGGGCAAGCTGCTCGTCCTCGACATCGGCGGCGGCTCCCTGGAGATCGCCTACGGCATAGACGAGGAGCCCGACGCCGCCGCCTCGCTGCCGCTCGGCGCCGGCCGCCTCACCGCCGGCTGGCTTCCCGGTGACCCGCCCACCCCCGACGACATCCGGGCCCTGCGCCGTCATGTCCGGGCCCAGATCGCCCGTACGGTCGGGGAGTTCAGCCGCTTCGGGGCGCCCGACCATGTCGTCGCCACGTCCAAGACGTTCAAGCAGCTCGCCCGCATCGGCGGGGCCGCGCGTTCCGCCGAGGGGCTCTACGTCCAGCGCGAGCTCAAGCGTGGGGCGTTGGAGTCCTGGGTGCCCAAGCTCGCCGGTATGACCACCGCCCAGCGAGCCGCTCTGCCGGGCGTGTCCGAGGGGCGGGCCAATCAGCTCCTCGCGGGCGCGTTGGTCGCGGAGGCCGCGATGGATCTGTTCCAGGTGGAGACGTTGGAGATCTGTCCTTGGGCGCTTCGGGAGGGTGTGATCCTGCGGCGGCTGGATCACATGGGGACGGCGTAG
- a CDS encoding sugar phosphate isomerase/epimerase family protein, with amino-acid sequence MAEPVRIPDAKVALSTASVYPESTATAFEIAARLGYDGVEVMVWTDPVSQDLEALRRLSDYHQIPILAVHAPCLLITQRVWSTDPWVKLQRAQAAAEKLGASTVVVHPPFRWQRQYARDFVTGIWRMANETDVRFAVENMYPWRYRDREMLAYAPDWDVTKDDYRHFTIDLSHSATSRTDALDMVDRMGDRLGHVHMADGRGSAKDEHLVPGRGTQPCAELLERLAVSGFDGHVVIEVNTRRAMSAAEREADLAEALAFTRLHLASAVRVPRP; translated from the coding sequence GTGGCAGAACCCGTACGGATCCCGGACGCGAAGGTCGCCCTGTCCACGGCCTCCGTGTACCCGGAGTCGACGGCCACGGCCTTCGAGATCGCCGCACGCCTCGGGTACGACGGCGTGGAGGTCATGGTCTGGACCGACCCGGTCAGCCAGGACCTCGAGGCCCTGCGCCGCCTCTCCGACTACCACCAGATCCCCATCCTCGCCGTTCACGCGCCCTGTCTGCTGATCACCCAACGCGTGTGGTCCACCGACCCCTGGGTCAAGCTGCAGCGCGCCCAGGCCGCCGCCGAGAAGCTCGGCGCGAGCACGGTCGTCGTCCATCCCCCGTTCCGCTGGCAGCGCCAGTACGCGCGTGACTTCGTCACCGGAATCTGGCGGATGGCGAACGAGACGGACGTCCGGTTCGCGGTCGAGAACATGTACCCCTGGCGCTACCGCGACCGCGAGATGCTCGCCTACGCCCCCGACTGGGACGTGACGAAGGACGACTACCGGCACTTCACGATCGACCTCAGCCACTCGGCGACCTCGCGCACCGACGCCCTGGACATGGTCGACCGCATGGGCGACCGCCTCGGTCATGTGCACATGGCGGACGGCAGGGGGTCGGCCAAGGACGAGCACCTCGTCCCGGGCCGCGGCACCCAGCCCTGCGCGGAACTGCTGGAACGTCTCGCCGTGAGCGGTTTCGACGGCCACGTCGTGATCGAGGTCAACACCCGCCGTGCCATGTCCGCCGCCGAGCGCGAGGCCGACCTGGCGGAGGCGCTCGCCTTCACCCGGCTGCACCTCGCCTCCGCCGTGCGGGTCCCCCGGCCGTGA
- a CDS encoding TetR/AcrR family transcriptional regulator: MTPATPRRRGRPSRTESADTPAARDRILAAAREEFSERGYDKASVRGIAKAAGVDSALVHHYFGTKEQVFEAAVTLSFGPAMQAPQAVEEGPLDGVGERLTRFVFGVWENPATRTPLLAIVRSAVNNEAAAAVFRRIIATQVLRRIADRLEVPDAELRAELAAAQLVGIAMLRYVIKVEPLASADPEQIIARVAPVVQAHLTAPS, encoded by the coding sequence GTGACACCGGCCACTCCCCGCCGCAGGGGCCGGCCCTCCCGTACGGAATCGGCCGACACGCCCGCCGCCCGCGACCGCATCCTGGCGGCGGCCCGCGAGGAGTTCTCCGAGCGCGGCTACGACAAGGCGTCCGTACGCGGCATCGCCAAGGCCGCCGGGGTGGACTCGGCCCTCGTGCACCACTACTTCGGCACCAAGGAGCAGGTGTTCGAGGCCGCCGTCACCCTCTCCTTCGGCCCGGCCATGCAGGCTCCCCAGGCCGTCGAGGAGGGCCCGCTCGACGGCGTCGGCGAGCGGCTCACCCGGTTCGTCTTCGGCGTCTGGGAGAACCCGGCGACCCGTACGCCGCTCCTCGCGATCGTCCGTTCCGCCGTGAACAACGAGGCCGCAGCCGCCGTCTTCCGCCGCATCATCGCCACGCAGGTGCTCCGCCGTATCGCCGACCGCCTGGAGGTACCGGACGCGGAGCTGCGGGCCGAACTGGCCGCCGCGCAGCTGGTGGGCATCGCGATGCTGCGGTACGTGATCAAGGTCGAGCCGTTGGCGTCGGCGGACCCCGAGCAGATCATCGCAAGGGTGGCTCCAGTGGTGCAGGCACACCTCACCGCGCCCTCCTGA
- the ilvD gene encoding dihydroxy-acid dehydratase — MPELRSRTVTHGRNMAGARALMRASGVPGADIGRKPIIAVANSFTEFVPGHTHLQPVGRIVSEAIREAGGIPREFNTIAVDDGIAMGHGGMLYSLPSRDLIADSVEYMVEAHCADALICISNCDKITPGMLNAALRLNIPTVFVSGGPMESGRATLVDGTVRTLDLVDAISDAVNDKISDEDILRIEENACPTCGSCSGMFTANSMNCLTEAIGLSLPGNGSVLATHTARKQLYIDAAHTVMDITRRYYDQDDETVLPRSIANFAAFENAMALDIAMGGSTNTILHLLAAAQEAGVPFGLNEIDAVSRRVPCLAKVAPNVAKDRTYYMEDVHRAGGIPALLGELHRAGLLNEDVNSVHSPSLADWLKTWDVRGGSPSPKAVELWHAAPGCVRSAEAFSTSERWDTLDEDAEGGCIRSAEHAYSKDGGLAVLKGNLAVDGCVVKTAGVDESIWTFEGPAVVCESQEEAVQKILLKEIKEGDVVVIRYEGPKGGPGMQEMLYPTSYLKGRGLGKSCALITDGRFSGGTSGLSIGHASPEAAGGGTIALVEDGDRIRIDIPNRTIELLVDDAELARREAALNGVYAPKNRERKVSAALRAYAAMATSADKGAVRDVSKLG; from the coding sequence ATGCCCGAGCTGAGGTCCCGCACAGTCACCCACGGCCGCAACATGGCGGGCGCCCGCGCCCTTATGCGCGCCTCCGGTGTACCGGGCGCGGACATCGGCCGCAAGCCGATCATCGCGGTCGCGAACAGCTTCACCGAGTTCGTGCCGGGCCACACCCACCTCCAGCCGGTCGGCCGGATCGTCAGCGAGGCGATCCGTGAGGCGGGCGGCATCCCGCGCGAGTTCAACACGATCGCCGTGGACGACGGCATCGCGATGGGGCACGGGGGCATGCTGTACTCGCTGCCCTCCCGCGACCTGATCGCGGACTCGGTCGAGTACATGGTCGAGGCCCACTGCGCCGACGCGCTGATCTGCATCTCCAACTGCGACAAGATCACCCCGGGCATGCTGAACGCCGCCCTGCGGCTCAACATCCCGACCGTCTTCGTCTCCGGCGGCCCCATGGAGTCCGGCCGGGCCACCCTCGTCGACGGCACGGTCCGTACGCTCGACCTCGTCGACGCGATCTCCGACGCGGTGAACGACAAGATCTCGGACGAGGACATCCTCCGCATCGAGGAGAACGCCTGTCCGACCTGCGGCTCCTGTTCCGGCATGTTCACCGCCAACTCGATGAACTGCCTGACCGAGGCCATCGGCCTCTCCCTCCCGGGCAACGGCTCGGTCCTGGCCACGCACACGGCCCGCAAGCAGCTGTACATCGACGCGGCCCACACGGTCATGGACATCACCCGCCGCTACTACGACCAGGACGACGAGACGGTCCTGCCGCGCTCGATCGCGAACTTCGCGGCCTTCGAGAACGCCATGGCCCTCGACATCGCCATGGGCGGCTCCACCAACACGATCCTGCATCTGCTGGCCGCCGCCCAGGAGGCGGGCGTCCCCTTCGGGCTCAACGAGATCGACGCCGTCTCGCGCCGCGTGCCGTGCCTGGCGAAGGTCGCGCCGAACGTCGCCAAGGACCGCACGTACTACATGGAGGACGTGCACCGCGCCGGCGGCATCCCGGCCCTGCTGGGCGAGCTGCACCGCGCGGGCCTGCTCAACGAGGACGTGAACTCCGTCCACAGCCCCTCCCTCGCCGACTGGCTGAAGACCTGGGACGTGCGCGGCGGCTCCCCGTCCCCGAAGGCCGTCGAGCTGTGGCACGCGGCCCCCGGCTGCGTCCGCTCCGCCGAGGCGTTCTCCACCTCCGAGCGCTGGGACACCCTGGACGAGGACGCCGAGGGCGGCTGCATCCGCTCCGCCGAGCACGCGTACTCCAAGGACGGCGGACTGGCCGTGCTCAAGGGCAACCTTGCCGTCGACGGCTGCGTGGTGAAGACGGCCGGCGTCGACGAGTCGATCTGGACCTTCGAGGGTCCGGCGGTCGTCTGCGAGTCGCAGGAGGAGGCCGTCCAGAAGATCCTCCTGAAGGAGATCAAGGAGGGCGACGTCGTCGTCATCCGCTACGAGGGCCCCAAGGGCGGCCCCGGCATGCAGGAGATGCTCTACCCGACCTCGTACCTCAAGGGTCGCGGCCTGGGTAAGTCCTGCGCGCTGATCACCGACGGCCGCTTCTCCGGCGGCACCTCCGGCCTCTCCATCGGCCACGCCTCGCCCGAGGCGGCCGGCGGTGGCACGATCGCCCTCGTCGAGGACGGCGACCGCATCCGCATCGACATCCCGAACCGCACGATCGAGTTGCTGGTCGACGACGCCGAACTGGCCCGCCGCGAGGCCGCTCTGAACGGCGTCTACGCCCCGAAGAACCGGGAGCGCAAGGTGTCGGCCGCGCTGCGCGCCTACGCCGCGATGGCCACCAGCGCCGACAAGGGCGCGGTGCGGGACGTCAGCAAGCTGGGCTGA